Sequence from the Paenibacillus tundrae genome:
TCTAAAGAATTGCCAGCAGGGAACGTTGTAGAGACGTATCAGTTCGGAGTAACCACTGTTCATATCTGTGATGACTTCATTGCCCAAACACCTATGCAGATTGCCAAAGTGATTCGAGAAATGCACATAGCTGGTTGGGCTATCTTACAGAACCAGAAAAGCGAAGCCGAATAGGCTTCCATTGGAGGACAAGCCTATGAAATTTGTTTGGATCAAACCCACATCCCGAGCATGTTTTATCGCTGCTGTAGTAACAAGAGTGAATGTTGGAAAAATGACAATCGATCATGCAATCCATCACACACTTTCTTTGGAACGACAGTGCAGACATCCACATCTGATCTCCAAGAGAGAGCTTAAATCTGTGAAACGTGAAGCTGAGGCTCAGATCCGTAAGATACAAGAAACCCGCCGAGCTGTACCGACTGGCGGGAGTTGAGAGGATCGATGGAGCCGGGGAAGCTCTAAAAGTATAATACTCCCCTTGTTAATAGCATTTCCATTCCAATATGGAATATTCGGGAGGGGGTGAACACGGTTGGATATAAAGTTTGGGGCAATCATGAGGGCTTGCCGCGAACGAGCTGGTTTTACGCAGGAACAAATGGCGGACAAGCTCCATCGCACGCAAGCCTGCGTTTCAAAATTTGAAAAGGATCATAAGATTCCGGACATGACCACTATGATGCGATGGGCAGAAGTAACAGGTGCAAGGGAAGTTGTTGTTGCTTTCATTTACGGAATGGACGGAATCAGCATGATTCAAAGACTGATTGGAGGATAAACGAATGAAGGTAGATCAATTGGAATTGGAATTACAGTTCATTGCGGCAAATGCTCGGCACAACCTGAACCTCATACATATGAACCCTGAAAGAGTGCAGGAGATGAAGCGTGAACGGGTAATCGGAGCATTGGAATTTATGGATGGATTGCATGAGGCATTTGAAGGACAAAAAGAAAATGCCCGCCTTGCAGGGCGGACACTTGGTCTGAGAACTTGGTTGAAGTCTCTTCTGCTGCTCATTTTATCGTCTCCCGAGCAAAAGCGCAAGGGGGAATCAGTATGAGTGAACAACTCGCACGTCAGATAATCGACAATTATGTTGCTTCGACACTGGCTTTACGGGCAAGTAGCGTGTCTCCATCGGAGGTTGGTGTAACTGACGCTGATGCCTATAGTAGTCATCGACTGGATATCTTCATTCGTTGGGAGAATGCAAAGTTCAGCCTGCAGGAGCTTCCTACTGAGTACAAGCTTCAAGCAATTCAAGCAATAGATGCAATTACCGCCTGATGAGTTCACTGCGGAGTGAACGAAACCTAGCCCTATGGGGCGATGGTCGCGGGAAACCGCAATACATATGAAGGGAGGAACTGAGTATATGGCAATTCATGAATCAGTGAATAAGATTCTAAACCAGCTGAGTAGCCTGGCAGATGACACAAATGATGCTTTAAATAACACAGCGTACATTCTTCGCAGATTATCAGAATTTACTGATGGTGAGCTCAATGAAGTGATTACTCAACTTGAAGCAATCAGAGATCAGGTAGAAGAGTTGGAAGAAGCGCACGAAAAGGTTCAAGAAGAGGTTGCAAATTTGGAAGAAGAATTAAACGAAAAATGACCGCGGGCTAGGCGGTCATCACTGATCTTTCACAACTAAATATGGATACACGGTCATCTTACCATGGGTGACCGTTCCAAACAAGGAGAGTTGATATCATGGCAAACTCACATTCGGCTTACTCAGTCGATTTAAGTCAACAAAACACTGAAACGAAGGTGCTACCAGCCAACGTTTACAATCCTGCCGCTCTTGAAATCAGAGGTAGCTTCGGGAGTATTCAAATCGCCGCATCCGAAGGGCAACTTGCTGAGATTGAATATGCCATCAAGCAACACCTCGACAGCATTAAGTATCCGCAGCCGGTTCCTCCGGTTCAAGAGGAGGCGACGGCATGAAAGAGCTGATCCTTGTATCCCTGACCCTTCGTAACTTCAAAGGCATTCGGGATTTCGTGCTTGAGACTGGTAGTTCCAGCGTGTCCGTGTTTGGTGACAATGCCACTGGCAAAACAACGTTGTTCGACGGATTCGTGTGGGATTTGTTCGGTAAAGACAGCCAAAACCGCACAGACTTTGAAATCAAAGGCCTGGACGAGGATGGCAAGGTCGCTGAACACGGTCTGCAACATGAAGTTGAAGCTGTTCTGATGGTTGATCGTCGCCGTCGTTCCTTTAAGAAGGTGTTCTCTGAGAAATGGACGCGTAAGCGTGGACAGGCTACTGCCGAATTTGGGGGTCACACTACAGATTATTACGTGGATGGCGTACCAGTTAAGCAAGGGCAGTACAAAGCTGAGGTAGATGCTCTGATCAGCGAGGACATTTTCAAACTGCTGACAAGTCCTTCTTACTTTAACGAAATTCTTAAACCGGATGCACGTCGTAAAGTACTGATGGAAGTATGCGGTGAAATGACGGATGAAGAGATCATTACAGGAAATAAGCAACTTGCACCGCTGACTGACATTCTTGGTGATCGGAGCCTTGAAGATCACCGTAAGGTGATTGCAGCCCGTCGAACCGTGATCAATAAGGAGCTGGATAAAATCCCTGTCCGCATCGATGAAGCACGTCGAAGCATGCCAGATGTGTCCGACCTGGACCCTGAGTTACTGCAGGAAGACATTGAGACGATGCGAGGTAGGGTGGACGCTAAGACAGCCGAACTCCAACGGATTCAATCCGGCGGTGAGTTATCGGCCAAAGAACTCCGCTTACGGGAGATCAAAGCTGAGCTAACGGACATTAAGCAACGTGTCCAGGCTGATGGTTTACAAGCAGTTGATGGACAACGCAGATGGGTTATGCAACTGAAAAGCGAGGCATCTGATTTACAATCTCGCATTTCTGCCGGACAACGTGAAGTTGAACAATACAAAGGACAAGTAAGCCGTGCTGAAAGCCAGGCTTCACGGTTACGTGAGGAATGGCATGCTGCTAATGGATTGGAGTTTCCTGTTCATGAGCACGAACACGACGAGAATTGCCCATCTTGCGGACAATCACTCCCTGCGGATCAAGTTCAAGCTGCTAAAGACAAAGCCTTGTCAGATTTTAACTTAGATAAGTCCAAGCGCCTTGAGCGGATCTCCGCTGACGGTAAAGCGGCAGCCAATGAAGTTACTAAGCTGAAGCATTCCATGTTTGATGTGGAAGAAAGCATCAACAGTTTCCAAGAACAATTGATAGCCAAACAAAGCGAAATTACCAATGCAGAATCGACCTTGCAAAGCTTGCAATCGAACATTGCTGATCCAGCTGAGAATGCAGAGTACCAGGCGAAACAACGCGAAGGTGAGACAGTACGTGCTGAAATCGAGAGTCTTCGTTCTTCTGCTGCTGATGCTATTGCTAAGGCTCAATCAGAGATTCGTCTCTTGCGTATCCAAGTGGACGAGCTTGAAGCAGACAAAGCGAAGCTGACGACCGTAGCAGCTACGGAAAAACGTATTGCTGAGCTGGTCGAAGAGGAACGCAAGCTCACTTCTGAATTTGAGAAATTGGAACATGAGTTATTCCTTACCGAAGAGTTCACACGGACGAAGGTTAGCATGTTGGAATCCAAGATCAATAGCAAATTCAAGCATGCACGATTCCGGTTGTTCGAAGAGCAGGTCAACGGCGGCTTGAAAGACGTTTGCAAGACGACGTACAACGGTGTTCCTTATGAGGGTGGCCTGAACAATGCAGCACGAATCAATGTTGGCTTGGACATCATCAATACGTTGGGACAGCATTACGGGTTCAGTGCTCCGATCTTCGTGGACAATGCCGAAGCCGTTACACAACTGATTGATACGGATGCCCAAGTGATTCGCTTGGTGGTATCTGAAGGTGACAAGAAGCTCCGTTTGGAGCATAACGACATCCAGGAGGCGATTTAATTGAGTACAGAAAAACAACAAGCTCCCCAGCCAGGGGAGCAAGCCATTACTAAGACAGAGCCAACACAATCTGAACGATTTATGACCAAGGTCATTTCTGAGTTTGGTTCAAGTGTTGGTGAAGTTGCCCTTACCAACTTCCAAAAGCGTCTTGCACAGAATTACTTCATTGCTTTGGATGCAGTGTTGAAGACTGCAGAAGAAAAGCGCCTGAAAAAGTCTGACCAGTATCGTGATCCTGTTCCTATGACTTGGGCGAACGTGAACATGGATAAGTTGTCACGCGATGTAGTTGCTTATGCACGGATCGGATTTGACCCAGCTCAGGCAAATCACATCAATCTGATTCCATTTAAAAATAACAATACAGGTAAGTACGATATCGGCTTCATTGAAGGGTACCGGGGCATTGAACTCAAATCAGTAAAATACGGTTT
This genomic interval carries:
- a CDS encoding helix-turn-helix domain-containing protein, translating into MDIKFGAIMRACRERAGFTQEQMADKLHRTQACVSKFEKDHKIPDMTTMMRWAEVTGAREVVVAFIYGMDGISMIQRLIGG
- a CDS encoding AAA family ATPase, producing MKELILVSLTLRNFKGIRDFVLETGSSSVSVFGDNATGKTTLFDGFVWDLFGKDSQNRTDFEIKGLDEDGKVAEHGLQHEVEAVLMVDRRRRSFKKVFSEKWTRKRGQATAEFGGHTTDYYVDGVPVKQGQYKAEVDALISEDIFKLLTSPSYFNEILKPDARRKVLMEVCGEMTDEEIITGNKQLAPLTDILGDRSLEDHRKVIAARRTVINKELDKIPVRIDEARRSMPDVSDLDPELLQEDIETMRGRVDAKTAELQRIQSGGELSAKELRLREIKAELTDIKQRVQADGLQAVDGQRRWVMQLKSEASDLQSRISAGQREVEQYKGQVSRAESQASRLREEWHAANGLEFPVHEHEHDENCPSCGQSLPADQVQAAKDKALSDFNLDKSKRLERISADGKAAANEVTKLKHSMFDVEESINSFQEQLIAKQSEITNAESTLQSLQSNIADPAENAEYQAKQREGETVRAEIESLRSSAADAIAKAQSEIRLLRIQVDELEADKAKLTTVAATEKRIAELVEEERKLTSEFEKLEHELFLTEEFTRTKVSMLESKINSKFKHARFRLFEEQVNGGLKDVCKTTYNGVPYEGGLNNAARINVGLDIINTLGQHYGFSAPIFVDNAEAVTQLIDTDAQVIRLVVSEGDKKLRLEHNDIQEAI